A stretch of the Coprobacillus cateniformis genome encodes the following:
- a CDS encoding iron-sulfur cluster assembly scaffold protein, with protein sequence MIYTHEVEEMQCVTRGASHGCAPIPEEGKWVYSKEIKDISGLTHGIGWCAPQQGACKLSLNVKEGIIEEALIETIGCSGMTHSAAMASEALVGKTLLEGLNTDLVCDAINTAMRELFLQIVYGRTQSAFSEGGLPVGAGLEDLGKGLRSMVGTSYSTQLKGPRYLELTEGYVNRLALDSNNEIIGYEFISLGRMMDMIKAGKDANEALKEATGTYGRFAEAAKYIDPRKD encoded by the coding sequence ATGATTTATACACATGAAGTAGAAGAAATGCAATGCGTAACACGTGGTGCTAGTCATGGGTGTGCTCCAATTCCTGAAGAAGGAAAATGGGTATATTCAAAAGAAATTAAAGATATTTCTGGATTAACACATGGTATTGGTTGGTGTGCTCCTCAACAAGGTGCATGTAAATTATCTTTAAACGTTAAAGAAGGAATTATCGAAGAAGCATTAATTGAAACAATCGGATGCTCTGGTATGACTCACTCTGCAGCTATGGCTTCAGAAGCATTAGTTGGTAAAACTTTATTAGAAGGTTTAAATACTGACTTAGTTTGTGATGCAATTAACACTGCAATGAGAGAATTATTCTTACAAATTGTTTACGGTCGTACTCAATCAGCTTTCTCTGAAGGTGGACTTCCTGTAGGTGCTGGTCTTGAAGATTTAGGTAAAGGATTAAGAAGTATGGTTGGTACATCTTATTCAACTCAATTAAAAGGTCCTAGATACTTGGAATTAACTGAAGGTTATGTAAACAGACTTGCTTTAGATAGCAACAATGAAATCATCGGTTATGAATTCATTAGTCTTGGAAGAATGATGGATATGATTAAAGCTGGAAAAGATGCAAATGAAGCTTTAAAAGAAGCTACTGGTACTTATGGTAGATTTGCTGAAGCTGCTAAATACATCGATCCAAGAAAGGATTAA
- a CDS encoding GGGtGRT protein, which produces MALFESYERRIDQINAALAKYDIKSIEEAKAICDEKGIDVYDIVKSTQPICFENACWAYTVGAAMAIKNGDTKAVDAAKTIGVGLQSFCIPGSVADDRKVGLGHGNLGSMLLDENTECFCFLAGHESFAAAEGAIKIAEKANKVRTKPLRVILNGLGKDAAKIISRINGFTYVETEFDYFTGEVKEVSRTAYSDGARAKVNCYGSDDVREGVAIMHKEGVDVSITGNSTNPTRFQHPVAGTYKKECIEQGKKYFSVASGGGTGRTLHPDNMAAGPASYGMTDTMGRMHSDAQFAGSSSVPAHVEMMGLIGMGNNPMVGATVAVAVAIEEACK; this is translated from the coding sequence ATGGCATTATTTGAAAGTTATGAGAGAAGAATTGATCAAATTAACGCTGCATTAGCTAAATATGATATCAAATCAATCGAAGAAGCTAAAGCAATTTGTGATGAAAAAGGTATTGATGTATATGATATCGTCAAATCAACACAACCAATCTGTTTTGAAAATGCTTGCTGGGCTTACACTGTAGGTGCTGCAATGGCAATCAAAAATGGAGATACAAAAGCAGTTGATGCTGCAAAAACTATTGGTGTAGGTTTACAATCATTTTGTATTCCTGGATCAGTTGCTGATGATCGTAAAGTAGGTTTAGGTCATGGGAACTTAGGATCTATGTTATTAGATGAAAACACTGAATGTTTCTGTTTCTTAGCTGGACATGAATCATTCGCTGCTGCTGAAGGAGCAATTAAAATTGCTGAAAAAGCAAATAAAGTAAGAACAAAACCATTAAGAGTTATCTTAAATGGTTTAGGAAAAGATGCTGCTAAAATCATCTCAAGAATTAACGGATTCACTTATGTAGAAACTGAATTTGATTATTTCACTGGTGAAGTTAAAGAAGTATCTAGAACAGCTTACTCTGATGGAGCGAGAGCAAAAGTAAACTGCTATGGTTCTGATGATGTTCGTGAAGGTGTTGCAATTATGCATAAAGAAGGTGTAGATGTTTCTATTACTGGTAACTCTACTAACCCTACTCGTTTCCAACATCCAGTAGCTGGTACTTATAAAAAAGAATGTATCGAACAAGGTAAAAAATATTTCTCTGTTGCTTCAGGTGGAGGAACAGGACGTACATTACATCCTGATAATATGGCAGCTGGACCTGCTTCTTATGGTATGACTGATACTATGGGACGTATGCACAGTGATGCACAATTTGCTGGTTCTTCATCAGTTCCTGCTCACGTAGAAATGATGGGATTAATCGGTATGGGTAATAACCCTATGGTTGGTGCAACTGTAGCTGTTGCAGTAGCGATTGAAGAAGCTTGTAAATAA
- a CDS encoding MarR family winged helix-turn-helix transcriptional regulator gives MTDLLKMIHSMKSLYDHLCMDVMQAYHLTRSELDILLFLHNNPEFDSAKDIVEKRGLVKSHASMGIEKLIQKGYLKTVQDQKDKRRYHLYLLTSSQPIIEAGLKAQKRFNDILFQGISEDELKCWENILRQMSYNIIDGKEEI, from the coding sequence ATGACAGATTTACTAAAAATGATTCATAGTATGAAATCTTTATATGACCATCTCTGTATGGATGTTATGCAAGCATATCACTTAACACGCAGTGAACTTGATATTTTATTATTCTTACATAATAATCCTGAGTTTGATAGTGCTAAAGACATTGTAGAAAAAAGAGGGCTGGTCAAATCACATGCTTCAATGGGAATTGAGAAGCTCATACAAAAGGGTTATCTAAAGACAGTTCAAGATCAAAAAGATAAACGTCGTTATCATCTTTATCTTTTAACTTCAAGTCAACCAATTATTGAAGCCGGTTTAAAAGCACAAAAACGTTTTAATGATATTCTTTTTCAAGGAATTAGTGAAGATGAATTAAAATGTTGGGAAAACATTTTAAGACAAATGAGTTATAATATTATA